A region from the Triticum urartu cultivar G1812 chromosome 1, Tu2.1, whole genome shotgun sequence genome encodes:
- the LOC125532875 gene encoding protein YABBY 3-like, translating into MSSSSSSGASAAFTPVSQQQQQMASESLSSELQPPAPMQPEAPSEQLCYVHCHFCDTVLVVSVPSSSLFKTVTVRCGHCSSLLTVDMRGLLFPTTTTTVAAESAASAVTTTTSPPPAAAAHHGQFHYPSSLNLAPGNPPRHSLLDEISSANPSLQLLEQHGLGGLIAAAGGRNAAAPAPLPPPPVAGGKGGKEPSPRTNPVVNRPPEKRQRVPSAYNRFIKDEIQRIKAGNPDISHREAFSAAAKNWAHFPHIHFGLMPDHQGLRKTSLLPQDHQRKDGHGLLKEGLYAANMGIAPY; encoded by the exons atgtcgtcctcctcctcctccggggCCTCCGCCGCCTTCACGCCAGTatcgcagcagcagcagcagatggCGTCGGAGAGCCTCAGCTCGGAGCTTCAGCCCCCGGCGCCGATGCAGCCGGAGGCGCCTTCCGAGCAGCTCTGCTACGTGCACTGCCACTTCTGCGACACCGTCCTCGTC GTGAGCGTGCCGAGCAGCAGCCTCTTCAAGACGGTGACAGTGCGGTGCGGCCACTGCAGCAGCCTGCTCACCGTCGACATGAGGGGCCTCCTCTTCCCGACCACGACCACCACTGTCGCCGCCGAGTCAGCCGCTTCTGCTGTCACCACCACGACGtccccgccgccggccgccgctgCTCACCACGGCCAGTTCCACTACCCCAGCTCGCTCAACCTCGCGCCCGGCAACCCTCCCCGCCACTCCCTCCTG GATGAGATATCCAGCGCTAACCCGAGCCTGCAGCTACTGGAGCAGCACGGCCTCGGCGGCCTGATCGCGGCTGCGGGTGGCAGGAACGCCGCGGCACCTGCGCCGCTGCCGCCACCCCCAGTCGCCGGGGGGAAAGGTGGGAAGGAGCCATCACCACGGACCAATCCCGTCGTCAACAGAC CTCCGGAGAAGAGACAGCGCGTGCCGTCGGCGTACAACCGCTTCATCAA GGACGAAATCCAACGCATCAAGGCTGGCAATCCCGACATCTCGCACAGGGAGGCCTTCAGCGCGGCTGCCAAGAAC TGGGCTCACTTTCCGCATATCCACTTTGGCCTCATGCCGGATCACCAGGGGCTCAGGAAGACCAGCCTCCTACCTCAG GATCATCAGAGAAAGGATGGCCATGGGCTTCTAAAGGAGGGGCTTTACGCGGCCAACATGGGGATTGCTCCGTACTGA